From Priestia filamentosa, a single genomic window includes:
- a CDS encoding helix-turn-helix domain-containing protein — MALGKRLKKLREVKNMSQENLAQQMNVSRRAIYRWETNKNYPDMDNLIKLSKIYAITPDELVKEEQISQNQTAIDEEGEEFSLLPFIIGFIILLVEFFLIQVLC; from the coding sequence GTGGCTTTGGGTAAGCGATTGAAAAAATTAAGAGAAGTGAAAAATATGTCTCAAGAGAACCTTGCTCAACAAATGAATGTATCTAGGCGAGCCATTTACAGATGGGAAACAAATAAGAATTATCCTGATATGGATAATTTGATTAAACTGAGTAAAATCTATGCTATTACACCAGATGAATTGGTTAAAGAAGAGCAGATATCTCAGAACCAAACTGCTATAGACGAAGAGGGTGAAGAATTTTCTCTTTTACCCTTTATTATAGGTTTTATCATCTTGCTTGTTGAATTTTTTTTAATTCAGGTATTATGTTAA
- a CDS encoding zinc-dependent alcohol dehydrogenase family protein, which yields MSLKGICIKYYEFGNPSDVLRIEEIDVPLPQEGELLVKMEMSPINPSDIIPITGSYANRITVPSIPGYEGVGIVEDVGPSVSKWFIGKRVLPLRGQGTWQEFVTSPAKLAIILPEDIHNHIAAQLYINPITAWVICNQVLKLKPDDILLVNACGSSIGRIFAQLSQIIGFRLIAITRNDKHTASLLEIGASYVINTEEIPLKEAVMDLTRGRGATAAIDSIGGIEGTHLAFCLQPKGTLLSIGLLSGVSLNYREIMERTQTQADIFHLRHWNKNISVKEWHATFHQLIQMIRDDTLQLSQISQSFPLVNVHRALTESRKVFLTMT from the coding sequence ATGTCTTTAAAAGGTATATGTATTAAGTATTATGAATTTGGGAACCCCTCAGATGTTTTACGTATAGAGGAAATAGATGTTCCATTACCTCAGGAGGGAGAGTTATTAGTTAAAATGGAGATGAGTCCTATCAATCCATCAGATATTATTCCGATTACAGGTTCATACGCTAACCGAATCACGGTGCCAAGCATACCTGGTTATGAAGGGGTAGGAATTGTAGAGGATGTCGGACCTTCCGTTTCGAAATGGTTTATTGGCAAACGAGTCCTTCCTTTGAGAGGACAAGGGACTTGGCAGGAATTTGTGACATCGCCAGCAAAATTAGCGATTATATTGCCTGAGGATATTCATAATCATATAGCTGCACAGTTATATATTAATCCAATTACAGCGTGGGTCATTTGTAATCAAGTGTTAAAGCTTAAACCGGATGATATCCTCCTTGTCAATGCATGTGGATCCTCTATAGGGCGTATATTTGCCCAATTATCTCAGATTATAGGATTCCGACTTATTGCTATTACTCGAAATGATAAACACACAGCCTCCTTGTTAGAGATAGGAGCTTCCTATGTTATTAACACAGAAGAGATACCTCTAAAGGAAGCTGTTATGGATTTAACACGGGGAAGAGGAGCTACAGCTGCTATTGACTCTATTGGAGGAATAGAAGGAACTCATCTAGCCTTCTGCTTACAACCAAAAGGAACCCTTTTAAGTATTGGGTTGCTGTCAGGAGTTTCTCTGAATTATCGGGAAATTATGGAACGTACACAAACACAAGCGGATATCTTTCATCTTCGGCATTGGAATAAAAACATCTCTGTAAAGGAATGGCACGCTACTTTTCATCAACTTATACAAATGATTCGAGATGACACTCTACAACTTAGCCAAATTTCTCAATCCTTTCCGTTAGTAAATGTTCATAGAGCTCTCACTGAATCAAGAAAAGTTTTTCTAACGATGACCTAA
- a CDS encoding MBL fold metallo-hydrolase, with translation MKIIELPIEYEFNRQKNYIYPSLIIVNKELTLVDTGYTNFLTLIESEILKNGYGVNNLKNIIITHYDDDHVGSLYEFKEKYPWITIIASEIESKYISGELKAERLVQAEELLENMSNEDIEFGKWFIQQLKNLKPVLINKKVNDGDVILDNECRVVATPGHTSGHISLYFPRLKSIITGDAAVKENHELVIANPQFCLNVEKAEQSLIKIKNLKAENYYCYHGGKFTL, from the coding sequence ATGAAGATAATAGAATTACCAATTGAATATGAATTTAATAGACAAAAAAATTATATTTATCCTAGCTTAATTATAGTGAATAAGGAACTAACCTTGGTCGATACAGGATATACTAATTTTTTAACTTTAATCGAAAGTGAAATTCTAAAAAATGGATATGGAGTGAATAATCTAAAAAATATAATTATTACTCACTATGATGATGATCATGTAGGTTCTTTATATGAATTTAAAGAAAAGTATCCTTGGATTACTATTATAGCTAGTGAAATTGAATCAAAATACATTAGTGGTGAATTGAAGGCAGAAAGATTGGTTCAAGCTGAAGAACTGCTAGAAAATATGTCAAATGAAGATATAGAATTTGGTAAATGGTTTATACAACAACTAAAGAATTTGAAGCCTGTTTTAATTAATAAAAAGGTAAATGATGGAGATGTGATTTTAGATAATGAATGTAGAGTAGTAGCAACACCAGGGCATACTTCAGGGCATATTTCATTATATTTTCCAAGGTTAAAAAGCATAATTACAGGTGATGCAGCTGTTAAAGAGAATCATGAATTAGTCATTGCTAATCCACAGTTTTGTTTAAATGTTGAGAAAGCTGAACAGTCTCTGATAAAGATTAAAAATCTTAAAGCTGAAAATTACTATTGCTATCATGGTGGGAAATTCACGTTATAA
- a CDS encoding ATP-binding cassette domain-containing protein: MNSTVLEIKNVKKSFKGNEVLKDVNITLKQGFVYALLGANGAGKSTLLKIVTGLLNSDDGKVTIRDVNVLCRST, translated from the coding sequence ATGAACTCAACTGTTCTTGAAATCAAAAATGTAAAAAAGAGCTTTAAAGGAAATGAGGTCTTAAAAGATGTCAATATTACTTTAAAGCAAGGTTTTGTTTATGCCTTATTAGGGGCGAACGGGGCTGGGAAAAGTACCTTATTAAAAATTGTTACTGGGTTACTTAATAGCGATGATGGAAAGGTAACAATTCGAGATGTTAATGTGTTATGTAGAAGTACCTGA
- a CDS encoding DUF1048 domain-containing protein: protein MFKKMIQEKREYRAYKKRVNELPEEYKKAMKAIESYMWSFAKGSGMFEVLTNILEMFESSASDGLSIREVVGNDIAEFADSFLAEFPEETWIDKLRNELRNSIK, encoded by the coding sequence ATGTTTAAAAAGATGATTCAAGAAAAACGAGAATATCGTGCATATAAAAAAAGAGTGAATGAATTACCTGAAGAATACAAAAAGGCAATGAAAGCAATTGAAAGTTATATGTGGAGCTTTGCTAAGGGATCGGGTATGTTTGAGGTTTTAACCAATATTTTAGAGATGTTTGAGAGTAGTGCCAGTGATGGTTTAAGTATACGAGAAGTAGTAGGAAATGATATTGCAGAATTTGCCGACTCATTCTTAGCTGAGTTTCCTGAAGAAACCTGGATTGACAAACTAAGAAATGAATTAAGAAATTCTATTAAATAA
- a CDS encoding PadR family transcriptional regulator: MKDLTEMLKGVLEGVVLQKIQTGETYGYEITKYLNELGFDDIVEGTVYTILVRIEKKGLVEIEKKKSELGPARKFYTLNAKGEQELNDFWIRWSFLAEKMNGIKEQRDV; this comes from the coding sequence ATGAAAGATTTAACGGAAATGCTTAAGGGAGTTCTTGAAGGTGTGGTGCTCCAAAAAATTCAAACAGGAGAAACCTATGGTTATGAAATTACTAAGTATCTAAATGAGTTAGGTTTTGATGATATTGTGGAAGGAACAGTCTATACCATTCTTGTTCGAATAGAGAAAAAAGGGCTTGTGGAGATTGAGAAGAAAAAATCTGAGCTTGGCCCTGCGAGAAAATTCTATACCCTGAATGCCAAAGGAGAACAAGAATTAAATGATTTCTGGATAAGATGGTCATTTTTGGCTGAAAAGATGAATGGAATAAAGGAGCAAAGAGATGTTTAA
- a CDS encoding glycoside hydrolase family 16 protein, with protein MKLFTFVLIIGVIMCSSISLPIMLQQKDNNYGQPIKKKTGKNKKETHKSWEIVWHEDFRRFDSSKWTKLQRKGNIDELQFYLQENALYRDGKLYIIAKQKKHHGQQYTSSRITTKEKFEVRYGKIEIIAKIPEGKGLFPAFWMLPSSGEELPEIDILEAIGSNPYKVYYVNHWEEKTKYRSYATFKIDNVATFHKYSIIWNKHSIHWYVDGKHIFTSKQGIPQEPMFFILNLAVGGTWPENPNKHTKFPSYFIIEDLKVYKQIKIKRKKPSRSFNHDGFRI; from the coding sequence TTGAAACTATTTACTTTTGTTCTTATTATTGGTGTAATCATGTGTTCTAGTATAAGTTTACCTATAATGCTACAACAGAAAGACAACAATTATGGTCAACCAATTAAAAAGAAAACAGGTAAAAATAAAAAAGAAACCCATAAATCATGGGAAATAGTTTGGCATGAAGATTTTCGAAGGTTTGATTCATCAAAATGGACTAAACTTCAACGTAAAGGAAATATCGATGAATTGCAGTTTTATCTGCAAGAAAATGCATTGTATAGAGATGGGAAGCTTTATATAATAGCAAAACAAAAAAAGCACCATGGTCAACAATACACCTCCTCTAGAATTACAACAAAAGAAAAATTTGAAGTTAGATATGGGAAAATTGAAATCATAGCTAAAATCCCGGAAGGTAAAGGGTTATTCCCTGCTTTTTGGATGCTGCCATCAAGTGGAGAAGAATTGCCAGAAATCGACATTTTAGAAGCTATAGGAAGTAATCCATATAAGGTGTATTATGTTAACCACTGGGAAGAAAAAACAAAGTATCGGTCTTATGCTACATTTAAAATTGATAATGTCGCCACTTTTCATAAGTACTCCATTATATGGAATAAGCATTCAATTCATTGGTATGTTGATGGTAAACATATTTTCACTTCTAAACAAGGTATTCCACAAGAACCAATGTTTTTTATTTTAAATTTGGCAGTTGGAGGTACATGGCCAGAAAATCCAAATAAACATACCAAATTCCCTAGTTACTTTATCATTGAAGATTTAAAAGTTTATAAACAGATTAAAATAAAAAGAAAAAAGCCTTCGCGTTCATTTAACCATGATGGCTTTAGAATATAG
- a CDS encoding GerAB/ArcD/ProY family transporter, with amino-acid sequence MEKAKISVIQLFALMFIFEMGTAVVTSYGINAKKDVWLAILLGMFVGVVFFFVYYFLFRQYPNLPLTGHTRKIFGKYLGWIIGLLYVLYFLYNAADNIRSFGDLLLSSILPQTPLLAIIILFVLTMCYVLYLGIEVVGRTAEVFIVILVLFGVTGNFLALVSGDIDLDKVQPFLENGWTPILTTALLETSNFPFNQLIVFMTLLPYLNRPRLVKKVWLSALISGGLILSWTASLNIAILGVEEVKKSTFPLLLTVGKINLLEFIQRLDVIVVFTLLITVFFKASIFFYGALIGIVDLFKLKNHQQIILPIAFVIIFLSMAMASSYSEHTEEGIYFTRYIIIYFHIFIPLLMLLVTLIRNRFKKKDRLKTNGT; translated from the coding sequence GTGGAGAAAGCTAAAATTAGCGTTATTCAGCTATTTGCCTTGATGTTTATATTTGAGATGGGGACTGCAGTTGTCACAAGTTATGGAATAAATGCGAAAAAAGATGTCTGGCTGGCCATTCTTTTAGGAATGTTTGTAGGAGTAGTCTTTTTTTTCGTTTATTACTTTTTATTTCGACAATATCCCAACTTACCTCTTACTGGACATACTAGAAAAATATTTGGTAAATACCTAGGGTGGATTATTGGCTTGTTATACGTTCTCTACTTTTTGTATAATGCTGCCGACAATATACGTAGTTTCGGGGATTTGCTGCTTTCATCGATATTACCGCAAACCCCATTACTAGCCATCATTATCCTATTCGTTCTCACCATGTGTTATGTACTTTATCTAGGGATTGAAGTAGTAGGGAGAACAGCGGAAGTATTTATTGTTATATTAGTTTTATTTGGGGTAACTGGAAACTTTCTTGCTCTTGTTTCAGGCGATATTGATTTAGATAAAGTCCAGCCGTTTCTGGAAAACGGGTGGACACCCATCTTAACGACGGCCCTTCTTGAGACTAGCAATTTTCCTTTTAATCAATTGATTGTCTTTATGACGTTACTTCCTTATTTAAATCGCCCTAGATTAGTAAAAAAAGTATGGTTGTCTGCCTTGATTTCAGGCGGGCTTATCTTATCTTGGACAGCAAGTTTAAATATCGCTATCCTTGGTGTGGAAGAAGTGAAAAAATCTACTTTTCCTTTGTTGTTAACGGTTGGAAAGATCAATCTTCTTGAATTTATCCAACGCCTAGATGTTATTGTTGTATTTACTTTGTTGATTACAGTGTTTTTCAAAGCATCCATCTTCTTCTATGGTGCCCTAATTGGAATCGTAGATTTGTTCAAATTAAAAAATCATCAGCAGATTATTTTACCTATTGCTTTTGTTATCATCTTTTTGTCAATGGCTATGGCCTCCAGTTATTCAGAACACACAGAGGAAGGTATCTATTTTACCCGTTATATTATTATTTATTTCCATATTTTCATTCCATTGCTAATGCTGCTTGTTACCCTCATTCGTAATCGTTTCAAGAAGAAAGATCGATTAAAAACAAATGGAACTTAA
- a CDS encoding sulfite reductase subunit alpha yields the protein MKLTIDQTEGDKKVPVYSRTNPFQAKVLKNINLNQEGSNKETRHIELSLKDSGFSYVPGDALGIVPENDQELVAELLTEMQWDEEQVVTINKKGDTLPLKEALTTYFEITLLTKKILQQAAQFTESEDLKALLDAEDVSKVKEYIYGRDLLDMLRDFGPWEASAQEIVSLLRKIPPRLYSIASSLAANPDEVHLTIGVVRYTSYDRDRKGVCSVQCAERAEAGDTLPIFIQPNKHFHLPESEETNIIMVGPGTGIAPFRSFIEERAVNKGNGKSWLFFGDQYSTTDFLYQDELEKYQKEGVLTKLDTAFSRDTEQKVYVQHKMLENSKELYQWLQDGAYFYVCGDKEYMAKDVHEALISIIEKEGNMSREDAEEQLAAMKKEKRYQRDVY from the coding sequence ATGAAACTTACTATAGATCAAACAGAGGGAGACAAAAAAGTGCCAGTATATTCAAGAACAAACCCCTTTCAAGCAAAGGTGCTTAAAAATATTAATTTAAATCAAGAGGGCTCTAATAAAGAAACAAGACATATTGAATTATCTTTAAAAGATTCAGGCTTTTCTTATGTTCCAGGTGATGCTTTAGGTATCGTACCAGAAAATGATCAAGAATTAGTAGCTGAACTTCTGACAGAAATGCAATGGGATGAAGAACAAGTTGTAACGATTAATAAGAAAGGCGATACACTTCCACTGAAGGAAGCGTTGACAACTTATTTCGAAATTACGTTACTAACAAAGAAAATTTTACAACAAGCAGCACAGTTTACAGAAAGTGAAGATCTAAAAGCGCTTTTAGATGCTGAAGATGTAAGTAAGGTAAAGGAATATATTTATGGACGCGATTTACTTGATATGTTACGTGACTTTGGTCCGTGGGAGGCTTCTGCCCAAGAAATCGTATCTCTTTTAAGAAAAATTCCACCACGCCTTTATTCCATTGCGAGCAGTTTAGCTGCAAATCCGGATGAAGTACATTTAACAATTGGTGTTGTACGTTATACATCTTACGACAGGGACCGAAAAGGAGTTTGTTCCGTTCAATGTGCAGAACGTGCAGAAGCAGGGGATACACTTCCAATCTTCATTCAACCAAATAAACATTTTCATCTGCCAGAATCAGAAGAAACAAATATCATTATGGTTGGTCCAGGAACTGGGATTGCACCATTCCGTTCATTTATTGAGGAGCGTGCAGTCAATAAAGGTAATGGGAAGTCTTGGTTATTCTTTGGTGATCAGTATTCAACAACAGATTTCCTTTATCAAGACGAGTTAGAGAAGTATCAAAAAGAGGGAGTACTTACAAAGTTAGACACAGCGTTCTCTCGTGATACAGAACAAAAGGTATATGTACAGCATAAAATGCTTGAAAACAGCAAGGAATTGTATCAATGGCTACAAGATGGAGCTTATTTCTATGTTTGTGGAGATAAGGAGTATATGGCGAAAGATGTTCACGAAGCATTGATTTCCATTATCGAAAAAGAAGGAAACATGAGTCGTGAAGATGCCGAAGAACAGCTAGCGGCTATGAAAAAAGAAAAACGTTATCAGCGTGATGTGTATTAA
- a CDS encoding LysR family transcriptional regulator gives MNIENIEAFLYVCQLGSFNKAAEALYLTQPSVTARIQSLEREMSIKLFNRAGNKTSLTEKGEYFLPHAQKILQSYQEATYGLQQVFIPYELVIGSALSISNNVLPNILPAFKSEFKDVRIKLLTGHSKDILRKVINKEVDFGIIRTEAHSQIESIRLYNDPIGLFVPPNHPFLKKEKVTIEDVGEHPLILFDYGSMDWLFIHRLFLNKGITPNIYLEVDNMETAKNLVLQGLGISFLPAHCVQKEIEHNKLFRVEMDPDIKTNISIDFIYLKGKSESVFMDFFKKKMFE, from the coding sequence ATGAATATTGAAAACATTGAAGCTTTCCTATACGTTTGTCAACTAGGCAGTTTCAACAAAGCAGCAGAAGCTCTTTATTTAACTCAGCCTTCTGTTACAGCTCGTATCCAGTCATTAGAACGGGAGATGAGTATAAAACTTTTTAATAGAGCCGGGAATAAAACATCATTAACGGAAAAAGGGGAGTATTTCTTACCACATGCTCAGAAAATTCTTCAATCTTATCAAGAAGCAACATATGGATTACAACAAGTCTTTATTCCTTATGAGTTAGTGATTGGGAGTGCCTTATCAATTTCAAACAATGTATTGCCAAATATCCTGCCAGCTTTCAAATCTGAATTTAAGGATGTTAGAATAAAACTCTTAACAGGGCATTCTAAAGATATTCTACGTAAGGTCATTAACAAAGAAGTCGACTTCGGAATTATAAGAACGGAGGCTCATTCTCAAATTGAATCTATTCGTCTTTATAATGACCCTATAGGCCTTTTTGTTCCACCGAATCATCCATTTTTAAAAAAAGAAAAAGTAACAATAGAAGACGTAGGAGAGCACCCTCTTATTTTATTTGATTACGGCTCTATGGATTGGCTTTTCATTCATAGATTATTCTTAAACAAAGGAATAACTCCTAATATATATTTAGAAGTAGACAATATGGAAACTGCTAAAAATCTAGTACTGCAAGGATTAGGTATTAGTTTTTTGCCTGCACATTGTGTGCAAAAAGAGATCGAACATAATAAATTATTCAGAGTAGAAATGGACCCAGATATAAAGACTAATATTAGTATTGATTTTATATATCTAAAAGGAAAATCAGAGTCTGTATTTATGGATTTTTTTAAGAAGAAAATGTTTGAATAA
- a CDS encoding aspartate/glutamate racemase family protein: protein MKKVVGIMGGMGPLATVDLMQKIILFTPAEKDQDHLHLITDNFPQIPDRTTAILGKGTDPTPFMIESAHRLESAGADFLVVACNTAHFFVKSVESAVSIPILHMPLETAKFLKKRHFKKVGLLATDGTINTKLYQHSCYHYKVEVIEPTMRMQREVMKGIYAIKGGELEQGSSYLSEIARSLIEEGAEAIIAGCTEIPLVLKSSSASVIIDPTEILARAVIENANDLIKC from the coding sequence GTGAAGAAAGTAGTAGGAATTATGGGTGGAATGGGTCCATTAGCAACGGTTGACTTAATGCAAAAAATAATCTTGTTTACCCCTGCTGAGAAAGACCAAGATCATCTTCACCTTATAACAGATAATTTCCCTCAAATACCTGATCGAACAACAGCTATTTTAGGAAAAGGAACAGATCCTACTCCTTTTATGATTGAATCTGCACACCGTTTAGAGTCTGCAGGGGCAGACTTTCTTGTAGTAGCGTGCAACACAGCTCATTTCTTTGTTAAATCAGTAGAAAGTGCTGTTAGTATCCCTATTTTGCATATGCCATTAGAAACGGCTAAGTTTTTAAAGAAACGTCATTTTAAAAAAGTAGGATTATTAGCTACTGATGGAACCATCAATACAAAACTGTACCAACATAGTTGCTATCATTATAAGGTAGAAGTTATCGAACCAACTATGCGAATGCAAAGGGAAGTCATGAAAGGGATTTATGCCATTAAAGGAGGGGAGTTAGAACAGGGTAGTTCTTATCTTTCGGAAATTGCAAGAAGCTTAATTGAAGAAGGAGCAGAAGCCATTATAGCAGGATGTACGGAAATTCCTTTAGTTCTTAAATCCTCTTCCGCTTCTGTAATTATTGATCCAACAGAGATTTTAGCTCGAGCTGTAATCGAAAATGCCAATGATTTGATAAAGTGTTGA
- a CDS encoding thioredoxin family protein: protein MKEVTELISLDSIDNFINNHKLSFLYISKPECVVCYAVLPQLRVLLEQFPSIKLGYINANNVEEVASKFSVFTVPVLLLFIEGTEFVREARFVHFEQLEQKLKRIYQLYKD, encoded by the coding sequence ATGAAAGAAGTGACAGAATTAATTTCATTGGATTCAATAGATAATTTTATAAACAATCACAAGTTAAGTTTCTTATATATCTCAAAACCAGAATGCGTAGTATGTTATGCTGTTCTGCCACAACTAAGAGTATTGTTAGAGCAGTTTCCAAGTATCAAATTGGGTTATATAAACGCTAACAATGTAGAAGAGGTTGCTAGCAAATTTTCCGTTTTTACTGTTCCAGTACTTCTTTTGTTTATTGAAGGAACTGAATTTGTAAGAGAAGCTCGTTTCGTCCATTTTGAACAGTTGGAACAAAAATTAAAAAGAATCTATCAGTTATACAAAGATTAA
- a CDS encoding HPP family protein, which yields MEKKLEKNVSNGVSIGVNTYLRKMKGESRGKIKINYRDSIVSATGVLIAIIIISFMTLHLSYPMAIAPLGASCILIFEAHKGAWSQPRNVIGGHLLSTTSALIIWSLLGKSLFSIGIVLVIVLILMALTNTLHPPAAASALVVVNNQTGWGFLVPIFLGVLLLIFISIFYNNLFSKRQYPQHWL from the coding sequence ATGGAAAAGAAACTTGAAAAGAATGTAAGTAATGGGGTAAGTATAGGGGTAAACACATATTTAAGAAAAATGAAGGGAGAGAGTAGAGGGAAAATTAAAATTAACTATAGGGATTCTATTGTTTCAGCTACAGGTGTACTTATCGCTATTATTATCATTAGTTTTATGACTCTTCATTTAAGCTACCCTATGGCAATAGCACCTTTAGGAGCCAGCTGTATACTCATATTTGAGGCTCATAAAGGTGCGTGGTCTCAACCACGAAATGTGATAGGAGGACACTTACTTTCTACTACTTCTGCCCTTATTATTTGGAGTTTACTAGGTAAAAGTTTGTTCTCTATAGGGATAGTATTAGTTATTGTGTTAATCTTAATGGCTCTTACTAACACTCTTCATCCTCCTGCAGCAGCTAGCGCACTGGTTGTAGTGAACAATCAAACAGGGTGGGGATTTCTAGTTCCTATTTTCTTAGGGGTCCTACTATTGATTTTTATTTCAATTTTTTATAATAATCTATTTTCCAAACGACAATACCCTCAACACTGGTTATGA